In a genomic window of Sphingomonas faeni:
- a CDS encoding DNA/RNA non-specific endonuclease, producing MDGRASVSVPRGGDSWAFDGRIPKEAQAGDELYADNDFDRGHLVRREDPNWGPTASEANRDTFHFTNCAPQLSVFNQRSWLNLEDYILSTTRRVGERATVFTGPVFRPDDPVYRGVAIPLAYWKVVAFIHDDGRPSASAYLIDHDVDLDAQSLLFGAFKTYQRSVLSIEGLTNLDFGLLRQFDGFSNEETATGDMVRALITKAKDIRL from the coding sequence ATAGATGGGAGAGCCAGCGTCTCGGTACCGCGCGGCGGGGATTCTTGGGCGTTCGACGGCCGCATTCCCAAAGAGGCTCAGGCGGGGGACGAGCTTTATGCCGATAACGACTTTGATCGCGGCCATCTCGTACGGCGTGAGGATCCCAACTGGGGTCCCACCGCCAGCGAGGCCAACCGCGATACCTTCCATTTTACCAACTGCGCGCCGCAGCTCTCCGTTTTTAATCAACGCTCATGGCTAAACCTCGAGGACTACATCCTCAGCACCACACGTCGGGTTGGCGAACGTGCGACCGTCTTTACAGGGCCTGTTTTCAGGCCCGATGATCCGGTTTATCGCGGCGTCGCAATCCCGCTGGCCTATTGGAAGGTCGTGGCCTTCATCCATGACGATGGTCGTCCATCGGCCTCCGCGTATCTGATCGATCACGATGTCGACCTGGACGCGCAGTCGCTCCTGTTCGGCGCGTTCAAGACCTATCAGCGATCAGTCCTTTCGATTGAAGGCCTGACGAACCTCGACTTTGGTTTGCTGCGGCAATTTGATGGGTTCTCGAACGAGGAGACGGCAACCGGCGACATGGTCCGTGCTTTGATCACCAAGGCCAAAGATATTCGGCTGTAG